Proteins found in one Insulibacter thermoxylanivorax genomic segment:
- a CDS encoding DUF3055 domain-containing protein — MSHVEFDFLSDSTEQTSTRYITFIGPSMHRFDLAITTTNRFYGKKLVTDMQTGVTAIIGPDDLEEEGYLEYTFKLDEEAGEELRAFLQQVVGPLNITDH; from the coding sequence ATGAGCCATGTTGAGTTTGATTTCCTATCGGACAGCACCGAGCAAACCTCTACAAGATACATCACCTTCATCGGTCCGAGCATGCATCGCTTCGATCTGGCGATCACAACGACGAATCGCTTCTACGGCAAGAAGCTCGTCACCGACATGCAGACCGGTGTTACCGCGATTATCGGCCCCGATGATCTCGAAGAAGAAGGCTATCTCGAATATACTTTCAAGCTCGACGAAGAAGCCGGGGAGGAGCTGCGCGCGTTCCTGCAGCAAGTCGTCGGACCGCTGAACATCACGGACCATTGA
- a CDS encoding AraC family transcriptional regulator — protein MPHSTAIFEGRDAESVLHALRLPILQPIAVNEHDLERLENELRELWHIPEHVEGEPDRIASVRIYELLTCIAAMTYHEEPKQLYRSNAEAEKLLRAAVHYMEQHYMEEISVANIAYTIGYSQQHFQRRFKEMYGMNPSQYLLRLRLLKGAQLLEQEFERTVGEIAEMVGMELNYFVRVFKREYGITPAKYRAMQARHHDPSP, from the coding sequence ATGCCGCACTCGACGGCGATTTTCGAGGGACGGGATGCGGAATCCGTGCTCCATGCGCTGCGTCTGCCGATCTTACAGCCGATAGCAGTAAATGAACATGATCTGGAGCGGCTGGAAAATGAGCTGCGTGAACTGTGGCATATTCCCGAACATGTGGAGGGAGAGCCCGATCGAATCGCATCAGTGAGGATCTACGAGCTCCTAACTTGCATCGCTGCGATGACATACCATGAGGAGCCCAAGCAGCTGTATCGCAGCAATGCGGAAGCGGAGAAGCTGCTCCGTGCAGCAGTGCATTATATGGAGCAGCACTACATGGAAGAGATCAGCGTGGCGAATATCGCCTATACCATCGGCTATTCGCAGCAGCATTTTCAGAGAAGGTTCAAAGAGATGTACGGCATGAATCCGAGCCAATATCTGCTGCGTCTCCGCCTGCTCAAAGGAGCCCAGCTGCTGGAACAGGAATTCGAGCGAACCGTCGGTGAGATCGCGGAGATGGTGGGGATGGAGCTGAACTATTTCGTGCGTGTATTCAAAAGGGAGTACGGCATCACACCGGCGAAATATCGCGCGATGCAAGCCCGGCACCATGATCCCTCACCATGA
- a CDS encoding HRDC domain-containing protein — translation MNLVFMNSMEKVTGEQVLNGQITICEQHGKWQVTWSEQDAAGKVIQEDWYDGTGWEEMMRVFRYRISEKLGEGFLPVLDGITDQFTMPKGREEIQQMILCYSDLNRNDELYEELRDWRRNTAMKENKAAYFIASNRLLGLISAYIPKTKDELKQVPGFGAYRMEHYAEAVLQITNKYDRETEFPLNWVPEKLDRKQFTLWYYQQKQLQLRKERDEHRLKKVLLERIAKGAALDQICSELELPIREAIQWIEILDAEGYEIEGLIEREMGNMPDELRERALYAFGTIGDRYLKPILTEVYGENLPEGADLSRLYAWLRLLRIYYRRVQEASAAVS, via the coding sequence TTGAATCTGGTATTCATGAACAGTATGGAGAAGGTTACCGGCGAACAGGTGTTGAACGGTCAGATTACGATCTGTGAACAGCATGGCAAGTGGCAAGTGACTTGGAGTGAACAGGATGCTGCGGGCAAGGTTATTCAGGAGGATTGGTACGACGGAACCGGCTGGGAGGAGATGATGCGGGTGTTTCGCTATCGCATCTCCGAGAAGCTCGGTGAGGGATTCCTGCCCGTGCTCGACGGGATCACTGATCAATTCACGATGCCGAAGGGCAGAGAGGAGATCCAGCAGATGATCCTGTGTTACAGCGACTTGAACCGCAATGATGAGCTGTATGAAGAACTGCGCGACTGGCGCCGGAATACAGCGATGAAGGAGAATAAGGCGGCGTACTTCATCGCTTCTAACCGTTTGCTCGGTCTGATCAGCGCTTATATTCCCAAGACGAAGGACGAGCTCAAGCAGGTGCCCGGATTCGGAGCATATCGGATGGAGCATTATGCAGAGGCGGTGCTTCAGATCACGAACAAGTACGATCGGGAGACGGAATTCCCGCTCAACTGGGTGCCTGAGAAGCTGGATCGCAAGCAGTTTACACTGTGGTACTATCAGCAGAAGCAGCTGCAGCTGCGCAAAGAGCGGGATGAGCATCGCTTGAAGAAAGTGCTGCTGGAGCGAATCGCGAAGGGCGCGGCGCTGGATCAGATCTGTTCGGAACTGGAGCTGCCGATACGCGAGGCGATTCAGTGGATCGAGATCTTGGATGCAGAGGGCTATGAGATAGAAGGACTCATCGAAAGGGAGATGGGGAATATGCCCGATGAGCTGCGGGAGCGGGCGCTCTATGCCTTCGGGACAATAGGCGACCGTTACCTGAAGCCGATCTTGACTGAGGTGTACGGAGAGAACTTGCCGGAAGGAGCGGATCTAAGCAGACTGTACGCGTGGCTGCGGTTGTTAAGAATCTATTACCGCCGCGTGCAAGAAGCTTCCGCAGCCGTATCATAA
- the corA gene encoding magnesium/cobalt transporter CorA codes for MKVRLVQQGVFTLLEEDFSLLQQAPEDGFYWIDASVDELTSLQPWFNLHELAIEDCLHDEEQRPKLEVYSDHYFIVINSIRFDDEEIFLRPLNIFLGKHWIITATKQKINEIRLFKPKLLVEQVNTPDRLLYHLIDTVINNYFPVADRIELMIEQLEEDILIRTQKSHLNEIIGLRGEILWLKKALGPQKELIATLKNRRDLDLINSELQQYFGDIYENAVKIAESFETFRDLMSNLREAYQSSLSNRANEIMRVFTAMTVIMMPLTVITGIYGMNFTHMPELDWKYGYYVVLAVMVLIGTGIFFFFRKKDWL; via the coding sequence ATGAAGGTACGTTTGGTGCAACAAGGCGTCTTCACCTTGCTCGAGGAAGATTTCTCCCTCTTGCAGCAAGCGCCGGAAGACGGATTCTACTGGATCGACGCCTCCGTCGATGAGCTGACATCCTTGCAGCCATGGTTCAATCTTCATGAATTAGCCATCGAGGACTGCTTGCATGATGAAGAGCAGCGTCCCAAACTGGAAGTATACAGCGATCATTATTTCATCGTGATCAACAGCATCCGGTTCGACGACGAGGAGATCTTCCTGCGGCCGCTCAATATCTTCTTAGGCAAACACTGGATCATCACGGCCACGAAGCAGAAGATCAACGAGATCAGGTTGTTCAAACCGAAGCTCCTCGTCGAACAGGTCAACACTCCCGATCGGCTCTTATACCATCTCATCGATACGGTCATCAACAATTACTTCCCGGTAGCAGACCGCATCGAACTGATGATCGAGCAATTGGAAGAGGACATCCTCATCCGCACCCAGAAATCCCACCTGAATGAGATCATCGGACTGCGCGGCGAGATCCTCTGGCTGAAGAAAGCTCTTGGTCCGCAGAAGGAACTGATCGCCACCTTGAAGAACCGCCGCGATCTCGATCTGATCAATTCTGAACTGCAGCAATACTTCGGTGATATCTACGAGAATGCTGTGAAGATCGCTGAGTCCTTCGAGACCTTCAGAGACCTCATGAGCAACCTGCGGGAGGCTTATCAATCCAGTCTGTCCAACCGAGCGAACGAGATCATGCGTGTGTTCACGGCGATGACGGTGATCATGATGCCGCTCACCGTGATCACCGGCATCTACGGGATGAACTTCACCCATATGCCCGAATTGGATTGGAAGTACGGCTACTATGTCGTACTCGCTGTCATGGTTCTGATCGGCACGGGAATCTTCTTCTTCTTCCGTAAGAAAGACTGGCTCTAA
- the metA gene encoding homoserine O-acetyltransferase MetA, whose product MPIKIPDQLPAKEILQSENIFVMDETRAYHQDIRPLNIVILNLMPTKITTETQLMRLIGNTPLQVECVLLHPKTHRSKNTPVEHLETFYKTFDDIKNRRFDGMIITGAPVEHLEFDEVDYWEELKQIMAWSVDHVTSTFHICWAAQAGLYYHYNIPKYKLDKKIFGVYAHTVSKLNVKLLRGFDDIFYVPQSRHTEVRREDIERVPELEILSESEEAGVYIVASKDGRQIFVTGHSEYDPETLRLEYERDLKKGMDIDMPVNYFPDNNPELPPRSIWRAHANLLFSNWLNYYVYQETPYEWTLGEESGE is encoded by the coding sequence ATGCCTATCAAGATTCCTGATCAACTGCCCGCCAAAGAAATCCTGCAAAGTGAGAATATCTTCGTGATGGATGAGACGAGAGCCTATCATCAGGATATCCGTCCGCTCAACATCGTCATCCTGAACCTCATGCCCACGAAGATCACAACCGAAACCCAGCTGATGAGGCTGATCGGGAATACTCCACTGCAGGTTGAGTGCGTGCTGCTGCACCCGAAGACGCATCGTTCGAAGAATACACCCGTTGAACATCTGGAGACATTCTACAAGACCTTCGATGATATCAAGAACCGCAGGTTCGACGGGATGATCATCACCGGGGCTCCAGTAGAACATCTGGAGTTCGATGAAGTGGACTACTGGGAAGAACTGAAACAGATCATGGCCTGGAGCGTCGACCATGTGACGTCGACTTTCCATATATGTTGGGCCGCGCAAGCAGGATTATACTATCACTATAACATACCCAAATATAAGCTCGACAAGAAGATCTTCGGCGTCTATGCCCATACGGTGAGCAAACTGAACGTGAAACTCCTGCGCGGTTTCGATGATATCTTCTATGTGCCGCAATCGCGTCATACGGAAGTACGGCGGGAGGACATCGAGCGCGTGCCGGAACTGGAGATTCTCTCCGAATCGGAAGAGGCCGGCGTGTACATCGTCGCCAGCAAGGACGGCAGGCAGATCTTCGTGACGGGTCATTCGGAGTACGATCCGGAGACGCTGCGCTTGGAGTATGAGCGTGATCTGAAGAAGGGGATGGATATCGATATGCCGGTGAATTATTTCCCGGACAACAATCCCGAACTTCCGCCCAGATCGATCTGGCGTGCCCATGCGAATCTGTTGTTTTCTAACTGGCTGAACTATTACGTATATCAAGAAACGCCCTATGAGTGGACGTTGGGAGAGGAGTCAGGAGAATGA